The DNA window CGCCCGACCGGCTCAGAATCCCCGACACCTCCGCCGGCAGGCTGACAGGCATCGCCTTATCGATCGACGTATTGGTCGGCGTCTCGGCGAGCGGAGCGACATCGGAGACGGCGAACGGGACGGCATTGGACCAGCCAACCGGCGTCTTGAAACGCAGCGGGATCTCGCCGCGAACCTCTTCGCTCGACGACCCCGTCGCCGATGCCAGATCGACCGTCTGCGTGGCGCTCTTCCCCAGGTTGTAGCCGATCGCGGTCACCTGTACCGACGTGCCGCGACGGCCGCTGGCCGGCAGCAGCGATTCGACGAACGGAATCTCGCCGGCGTCGATGCGATACGTGTAGGTTGCGCCGCCTTTGTACTGAAGGTCGCGCACGTGCAGCGTGTACGCGCCGTCGGCCGGCACTTCGAAGACGACCGTGGGATCGGCCTCGGCGGTCACCGTCTCCTGGCGATACGAGATCTTCCGCGGCATCTCCCGACCCGAGGCGTCGAGCACCGATACCACCGGCTGTAACGCCGACCCCAGCCGGGTCGCGTACAGGTCGAAAACAAGCGACTGCCCCTTCTTTGCCTCAAAGCGGTAGTCGTCCAGATCGCCGCCGGCATCCAGCCGGCCGACGATGCTCGTCGGGAGAACAATCGACTGGGCTTCCTTCGGCGAGTTGTTGGGCTCGGCATCGATGGTCGCGCCGTACTGCCCCACCGTCACAGGGATCGGCCGCGTAACGCCCGCAGGCGTCGCGATGCGCAGCTCGCGAACGCCCAGTTCAGCACCCGCCGCGGCCGAGAGCTTTACCTTGACGGCGGTGACCGGCTGCTTCTTGCTCTCGGCAGCCTTGTCGACGATCAGCTCGGCCGAGAGACCGGCGGCGTCGGTCAACAGAACCTGCGTCGCGCCGGCAAGGTTCGATCCGCCCAGCGTGATCTCCTGCGACTGCCCCTGCTTCAGGTAGAGCGGCGCAGACCCCGCAAGTTGGGGCGCGGGCTGGGCGAGGGAGACGCAATCTGCGAAGCAGAATACAGATGCAAAAGCGATAAGCGGAACGGTAATGCGCATGGGTGTGGTTAGAAAGCGGCTCATCAGTGACACGGGCTTCTAGCCCGTGCGCGCAGCGATGGAGTCGAAAACGCTTGATACGAAGATCGGACCTACTACAAACTCGCCAGCACGGGCTGGAAGCCCGTGTCACTGATGAGCGTCCCATCCTCGCTATATGGCACTCCACTCCCCGCCAACGATCAATTCACGCTGGTTAACTGAACAACTTCAACACCGGGTCCGCCTGCACGAGTTCTCTCGGCTGGCCGAGGTGGTTGTTGACGATCGTGTGCGGATGGATGCCCATCGCGTGATACACCGTCGCGAGCAACTGCGTCGGGTGGACGCCGTCTTCCTGCGGCGCGCTGGCGGTCTTGTCGCTCTTGCCGAAGACCGCGCCGCGGGCGATGCCGCCGCCGGCCATCAGGCTCGTGTAGCAGTACGGCCAGTGGTCGCGGCCGTCGGGGCCGTTGGTGTTGCCGCTTGTGCTGACGCCCAGCTTCGGGCTGCGGCCGAACTCGCCGATCGCCAGCACGATCGTGTCCTTGAGCAGTCCGCGTTCTTCCAGGTCGGCGATCAGCGCCGGCAGGCCGCTGTCGAGCTTCGGGCAGTGCAGGTTCTTGAGCGGGCCGAAGTTCGCCGCGTGCGTGTCCCAGGCGTCCACTGTCGGGTTGCCGTTGGCGACGGCGGGCCAGTTGACCTGCACCACGCGGGTGCCGGCTTCGATCAATCGTCGGGCGACCAGCAGGCTCTGGCCGAACGTGTGCATGCCGTACTTCTCGCGCGTCTCTTTCTTCTCTTCGGTCAGGTCGAACGCCTTGCGGGCCCGGCCGGAGATGACCAGTTCCAGCGCCTTCTTGTCGTATTCGCCCAGCGCGTGCTCCTCGACCGCCTTCTCGATCTCGGGCATCTGGCTGTTGACCTTGTCCAGGATCGTCGCCCGACGGCTCATCCGCTGGACCGACACTTCCTGACGCAGCGCCAGGTCGGTGATGTTCAGTTCCTTGGCCGGGTCCTGGAACAGGTAGTACGGGTCGGCGGCGGCGCCCAGGAAGCCGGCCGTGCCACCCTTGCCGACGACGCCCGATTCCTGCAGCGGTCGCGGCAGCATGACGAACGGCAGCATCGGGTCCTTCGGCGGACGGATCTTGCTGATCTGCGCACCCATGCACGGGTAATCCGCCCGGTTCGGCGGCTCGAGCTGGCCGCTCGGCGACACCTTGTCCGGCGTGTAGCCGGTCATCATCTGGTAGATCGCGGCGGTGTGGTTGAACAACCCGGCCGGCGTGTAGCTGACGGAGCGGATGAGCGTGGTCTTGTCCATCACCTTCGCGAGGTTGGGCATGACTTCGCTGACGTATTCGCCTTTGATCGCGGTCGGGATCGGCTTGAACTGCCCGCGGATGTTGTCGGGGGCATCGGGCTTGGGGTCCCAGATGTCGATGTGGCTCGGACCGCCTTGCAGGAAGATGAAGATGAAGTTCTTGGCCTTGCCGAACCCCACCTGCTTGTCGCCGCCGGCGATGGGGGTGATGGTCGGCGCGGCGGCGCTGGCGGCCGATTCGAGCTTCAGCAGATTGGCGAGCGAAACGCCCAGCAACCCCGCCCCGCCGACGCGAAGCAGTTCGCGCCGAGAAACGCCGTCACAGGTCCAGCCGCGTTGTCCAGGGATTGAAAGCATGGTTCAAATCTCCGTCTTTGGTCGACTCCGTCAGTGACACGGGCTTCC is part of the Humisphaera borealis genome and encodes:
- a CDS encoding DUF1501 domain-containing protein, giving the protein MLSIPGQRGWTCDGVSRRELLRVGGAGLLGVSLANLLKLESAASAAAPTITPIAGGDKQVGFGKAKNFIFIFLQGGPSHIDIWDPKPDAPDNIRGQFKPIPTAIKGEYVSEVMPNLAKVMDKTTLIRSVSYTPAGLFNHTAAIYQMMTGYTPDKVSPSGQLEPPNRADYPCMGAQISKIRPPKDPMLPFVMLPRPLQESGVVGKGGTAGFLGAAADPYYLFQDPAKELNITDLALRQEVSVQRMSRRATILDKVNSQMPEIEKAVEEHALGEYDKKALELVISGRARKAFDLTEEKKETREKYGMHTFGQSLLVARRLIEAGTRVVQVNWPAVANGNPTVDAWDTHAANFGPLKNLHCPKLDSGLPALIADLEERGLLKDTIVLAIGEFGRSPKLGVSTSGNTNGPDGRDHWPYCYTSLMAGGGIARGAVFGKSDKTASAPQEDGVHPTQLLATVYHAMGIHPHTIVNNHLGQPRELVQADPVLKLFS